In Drosophila miranda strain MSH22 chromosome XR, D.miranda_PacBio2.1, whole genome shotgun sequence, the genomic window CAATTCTGTGGGACCTGGCATCAGGAGTGGCACCTATTTGGGCATTGAATGTGAGTACAAGCAGGGCACGAACGCCGGGAGGGGTCTATACTACACGGTCCGTATCTCTATTAACCGACAGATGCACCCATCAACACAACCGTCGCGAATGCCACCGTCTATGTGCAGGAAGACACCATTCCGGGACGCGTCATCTGCAAATCATTTGGTAATCCAGGTTGGTATTTCGGCCCAGGATCTCCTTTTCGTTATTTTCATAAACGTAATCTATTTAGAACCTTCCTATGAGTGGCGGTTCAAGGACAAGACGATAACGAGGGGCAGTGCTCTGATCATCAATACTCCCATGCAACGCAACGACAACGGCACCTACACCTGCGTGGCCTTCAACAAACACGGCAAGAGCACGGCTGAAACCGTCATCGAAGTGCAGTGTAAGTAAAAGCCCACCCATTAAACAATTACAGATCTTTAATCAtaattttcttcattttttttctttaatttttccCTTAGTTAAGCCGCGCTGCGAAATCGAGAGACGGGAGATCGACGATCAGGACACTCTGATTTGCACAGCATTCGGTAACCCCGTGGAGGTATGTTGACGAACTTTTCCCATAATATCATGTACACATAGTACTATTTGCGGTTCTGGTAACTGTCAAAGTTTACCTCCAAGTGGCGGGGCAAACATTTTAAAATTCGCATTTAACCGTGCGCCGCATAAATCAGAGCCGCATTTCTGCTCGGAATTATTTTCGATTGGCTTTCTTCTGCAACTCTGAAATTGCATTTTCTTCGCCGCGGCGCGCCGTGTTACTGGAGTTCCGGCGGTGGGTGAGTGGGTggcccccccacccccacccattGGTGGCAATTTAAGAAGTACGAGAATAAGCgaaggagaagcaggagcagcagaaaTTTATAGCCAAGAACCGCAGAGAGACGCGGGGCTAGGGGAGGCCTACGAAAAGTACGTGGATGTATGTCGGAGGTGAGGAGTCAGTCGGTCGAAATTATTTGATTGGAAATTATTCAACGGGCGACAAGATGAAAATTCAATAACCCAACGAGCCATCGATTAAATGGGGAAAGCCAGCAGCGTTCATGTTTAAGCAGATTAGATTAAAACCATATATAACTAAGTTGGAGGATAGGTTTTGCAGTGAAAAtgttttccatttccatttttcatatatttttCAGGCTGATTTTTCATGGTCAATTAAGGCGGAGAACGAAACTGTTGAATATTTGGGCAGCGGCGACGAGAAGTCGTTTGCGGACAAGAGCTTTTATGTCCTGCAGGAGGACTATGCCATTGCCAGGACCTACAGATGCGTTGCCAATAACACGGTTGGATCGGGTGCATTCTGTGAAATCGAAGTTGCTGGTAAGTAATATTCCATGCCATGTCGCAAAAGGATCCCATATCCTTACACTTCATTTACTGATATATTCTTGCACCCTTCGAACAATGAAAAAAGTGGCAAGCTTTTGGCCCATTAAATGGCTAAATCCATATTTGTGTCCTTTTGCgcttatatttttttaattggTTTATAATCAAAGGCAAACAAATAGTTGTGATTAGCCCCAGCTTATGTCTCCcctggaaaaaaaaaacactaattcattccattccattctttCGGCCCAAATATCTTCAAAATTTCTACAGCAAAAGTTGCAtattatttgtttttatttgaCAGCTGGTTCAGCGCTTTTTATTTGGTGGCAAGGTAAATGCCGAAGCATAGATACCCCCATTTATGTGCCTTAATAATTTCCTTGCTATGCTTGTGAGCTAATCGACAAGTACTTTGACCCCAGTGTGTGATGAAATTTTACTAAAATCTGTCTTTGCCTATGCCGTTCTTCTTTTGCCGTATTTTTCCAACCCAAAATTGTAATCTCCCCCTCATGCTAAACACTAACTGAATGCTTTCTGTCGAAATAGTGCGCCCAAAGAGTAAGTAAATCCGCATTGAAAACCATTTAATTTTGATTTGTAAGAGCGCCATTAATCCAGCCAGTAATCTGTCGCATCGCCAGCTACGAGCACGAGTGTGTATTTGACAATACGTCGTGCTGGGGGCTTTGTGGGGGCGCCTCGAATATGAGAGCGAGCAGTCATGGCGATACGGCAACAGACTTATTCATTTGTTCGGTTGATAATCATCTGAGTTATGGCGATATAGAAAACAATGAAAGACAACTAAAGCACATGTTGTTATAGCACATGTGAAGAGAGCTGGGCAGGGGCTCTCAAAGGAAAAGCCGTGTGACAAGATGATAAATGTAAGAGGCGGAAAGCAGACGGACTTGTCCTGTCTGTGCAGGAAGAGGATGCGGCTGGCTGGCGGCTCAGCTGGGGCTGAGGACCGAGGACTGAGGACTGCATTCAAGCAGTCAGACTTGGAATCCAGAATGTCACTCTTGAGAAATTTGCATGTGTTTATAATTTACTTTTCCCCCCGAACCCATCACAAACCCATACCAAACCCATCCCGTCCCATTCCTTTCCCCCGCCCCCACCATTCGCTCCAAGTTAAGCTGTCCTTTAGAGCTTTCCTTTCCACTACCACTGATTGCAATCGTAAATATATAATATGCTCTTCACTATTCCTCAAAAACAGAACAATTGGCCTGGTGGCAGCGCTGGGAGAAGACGACGCTCATCATACTGGTTGCAGCCATTCTGGGACTGCTGCTGGCCGTCATTATCATTTGCTGTATAATCATATGCGTCTGCCGTCGTCGCCGGCGCCAGGATAAATGTGAGTACGAGTGCTCTTTGGCTAACCGAAGGGCAACAAAATCTGTACATAAATTCGCTAAGAAGAAGTTATGCTTTAATGGAACCCTCTTCGAAAATCGCATAGTTTTAGGCAACCAAAAATATCGAAACGAACAACAttagaaacagaaaaaaactTCCAGAATGTATACGTTAAGGCCAAATCGAAAAACATTGAACCTATTCCCGAAAAATACAATCATTTTGGTTTATTTGTGATTGTTATGTTAATCCGCTTCTAGTTTTATGTTCCTTTTGTTAACGTTTTTTATCCAATATTCCATTGTGGCCAAACCAAAGCATGAGCCGAGCCGAGCCTTTTGCCTGTATTGCCTCTTGCATGAGCTTTCTTACCTTCAAAATACGCTTGGTTATCATCTCTCAGTATATCGCAGTTCCTTGAAACAAACCAAAACACTTGAGAGACTACATATTTTTATGAATTGGCCACAGATTGCATGAGAACCACCAGAACCACCAGACATTTGAATATTTTGCGAGAATTTAAGTGTTTAAGCGCTTTGGCGCTTAAAGCTAATTTCGTTAAAACTCATCAGAAAATAGTAAACAATAACAGTTTGTTGAAAGAGAATATTTAATTACGATGAccattttgttttgtttttttctctcttttaTTTGCAATCATAAAAATTGTCTCCCATCCGAACACATTCGtgcggttcggttcggttcggttgtACCTTTTTAATTCTTCAACAACTGCAAACACGAACCGCAAATACTCGATACCGTGCACTCGATAAAACACAAAACATGCTAAAAATCAACATTATTTGAActtaacaacaacaaccgaTACAATCCATCTACAACTAATTAACAACCATatgaacaaacaaacaaacaaacaaaacggCGGCCGCCTGCcctgccacactgccacactgCCTGCCACatacgtatatatatatatgtacaatatTATCGCTTGATGTCTCTCGATGAATATCCATCCATTCGTGCCTATGTACTGCTTTGCCTCGCCGACTGTTCTCGGTACAACTTTACACGCTGCTTTAATCGCTAACAATATGCATGAAATGCGTACACACACTCGACCATcccacatatgtacacatatctacatacatatctaCAACATGTACATATAAAGATCACACGGAAGTATCCATAAGCGCCAGCCAAAGGTAAGTGAATAATCTTCAAAAGTATTCATACGATTTGTGTAGTTTTTTCGAAAGTATCTAATAGTTTGGAATTTCCTTTGACGTAGCCAAAAATACAACAGATTTTGAGCATTTTATTTTCCAAAAGAGGGACTTACTTCAAATTCAAGTTTCCACAGACTATTATTAATAATTGTTTATGTCCTACAGTCTCTATTATAATGAGAAGtcttgtctgtctgtctgtttcgGTGTCATAAGACCTATGGATCATATCCTTTTCCTTAACTCTACAAGCTTAAAGAGTGGGACTCTCttatgggtttttttttttcatgaaCATTTCCTAAGATATTGAATCACTATCGGCTAAATAATAAAGGATGTATAACCATCTCCTATCATATATGTTTTTGAATAGGTCTCTTTAAGTATTAGTTCCGGGTATAACTTGGTCGGATTATCGACTAAAGCTTTCTAtagatttttgttttttttttgataatTTTATTAAGTATCTGCATGCTTTGATTGTTGTATTTTGCCATTTCCATATTTTTACAAACTGTGTTTCCTTTTATGTTTCGTTCCAAAACTATAATACGCTTGCTTCCGGTACTCGTAATCGTACTCGCACAATTTTATTATACATTTACTTGTACTTGTACTGCCACCGATATCTCACGCCAAACGACACTCTTTACGCGGACACATTGCCATCCATTCGCTTGCTTTGTTCTTATCCGAATCCACTAACACACTGCACCTGCCTGCATACGTCCTCAACGCACATCGCGACGAACGATCGTCATCAGTGTGCTGTCGTATCAGCCAGTAATGCCGAAAGTGGGCGCGGCCCTGCCCATTCTGGATACGTCGGCTAGTCTGTTGCCGGCCACCTTGTCGGCGGCGAAtcggcagcaccagcaggagcaccagcagcagcggcagcggcagcaggtcCAGCAGCAAATACTGGCAGTggccgaaaccgaaaccgagaccgagaccgagaaTAACAATGAGATCTTATCCACGCCCCCTCCTGTCACGCGCTTCAATGGCAATGCACCCAAATCACCACCCCGCTGGCCACTCCGTCCGGGTGTAATGCTCCACGTGAGCAGCGATACCAAGGAGAATCTGGCCGTGAATCGGATGACACTGAAGCCCCATTCGAATACGagtgccagtgccactgcCAGTGGCAATGTGAATGTGGCCAACGCCAGTCAGTTGTCGGCCCAATTGAGTGCCGTGTTGAACGAGAGCCAGACTAACTCCAACAGCACAATGCTAACTGAGGTGACGGTGGTTACGGAAGCCGGAACGGGTCCGGGAATATGTCCGGGAGCGGAAGCGGGGAGCAACACTTTGGGGGCAGTGACGAGATTGAAGGCTGAAGAACATTTACCACCAACAGATGAGGCAGAGACTGCCCCGGAGGGAGTCGCCTGCCTGGAGAGCCTTACAGAGGCACCAGCCCCAGCGGCAGcatcgtcctcgtcgtcgtcctgTGCCAATGCCAGCAAGATGGAGCGCATTCTGTCGTTTGTTTTTAAGAGGACCAAGAAGAAGTCATCGGATGATGGCACCCGGGACAGCCAGCGTAGCCATGTGGGGCTGTTGCAGACATTCTGGCGGGGACGTGGTGGCCACAACGATAGCACCACCTCCTCCCCGTTCGGAGCCCAGCATAGGCTCAAGGGGATACgttgcagtggcagtggtaGAGTATTTCCGATTTACTTTTCATTTTGATTATGatttattttgatttattgCTAATTTTACATTTCATATTACGTTGCCTCGCCTCAATGCCTAACGTCCATAAACACGCAcataatcacacacacacacacaaacacctaTAGTCACCTATAAAAAGACGCCCGCAAAATCAGCCACTAATGAAACAACCACAAAAGCAGCCGCCCCAACGGCCGGAGAGACCGCGCCAGTGAAAAGTCCCAGCAGTGCCCCATCACGTGCCTCTGTGACATTTCAAGCGCCTTCATTAGACAAGGAAACCGATCCGGGGAAAACaatagcaacaacagcaacagacgTAGCCGGGAAGGCACTCGCAATTCCCTCGCAGGGAGCCCATTCTTCATCCCAACCCGTCGGTGGCGTGCCGGCGACCTCATCGCtccttcagcagcagcagcagtcaccATACGGTCGCAGTGGTCGGACGCCGCCGCCACGGCCACCGCCACCCACATTGCCACTGAGGCCACCAGGCCTTGGCCTCCCACAGAAGGCACTGTTGAAAGGCACCAGCAGTCCGTTCAGCGGCATTCCAATCAGAGTCAGTTCCAGCTCCCTGCCTCTGGCCAAGCGAAGCATACTGGTCTCCTCCAGCTCCCCCAGCAAGGTCGAACACGTCCAAAGTAAGAATATACATGTCGCAAGTCACTTTTACCACTCATAAGGACATATATCTCATCTCATCCTCAACCTCAAACTCATCTCATGCCCATCACTCATGGTTCTGCTGGCCCTTTGTCCATGAGCCATTTACATTTTATTACACGTTTCTTGTATATTTTCCTTTCggtttttaatttaatttcgaGTAGCTCCTTTATTTTGAGTTCATGTTTCTGCAATATTGCTAACAAATATTCCAACATGACTGTGTTTTGTGTGTAAGCTTATTGATACAAGGTGACTTGCTCGAAGCGGAACGGACCGCATCTGTGAATAGACTTTCAGAGAAGGAAGCTGCCCTTTATGCTTTCATTGAGTATTATTTCATTTATTTACCATCATGGCTCCAACATACAACATACTCGTATTTCATTGCAATGTCTATAAATTCCTCTattctaattttatttaaaatctTTTGCGTAAGTAATTTACTATAATGAATCGAACGCCGAGATGCTCATATAACACCACACGACGACAAGTAAGAAACCGATGAAAGGACAGCACTAGCAATCAAAAGCTGTTGTATATTTAAATGTCTCtttgtttcgttttcgttttcgttttgctATGCACTCGTTGTTGCATGCCTCGTTATTGTCCAAAATTTAAGCATGTTTCAGCATTCAATTCAACAGATAACATTCAAAATAAATCAAGAACAACTGATATCATTTCCATAGGGACACTCTAGGTCTTTTAGATTAGTTTAAAATTACAACAACCAAAAAACccaacaaaataaaaacaataaaattaattttagtgAAACGGTTTTAGCCTATAGATTATCGTTTAGTTATTTCGATTTAAACCAATTTATTTCTCTTTCCATTTCTTTCtaataatttgatttattttttatcTCATTTGCTTCCAATCGAAAAATGAATGAATTCGTCGGAACACAAAAAAtaccaaccaaaaaaaaaaactcccCGATCGTtacgaaaaaaaacaaaaaaacactaaTCGCAAAATCAACCGATCCGTACCGTGTGTGCCCCGATATATAGTACACGACAAGTCGTCTTCACTGGGGGAACCATTGACGGAACCTGGCGAGTATGAGAATCTACCGTTTCATGGTCTGCAAACGGCACCTAACAAGGTACGGATATAACGAATATTTCAGCTACCTAACTATCCCCCTAGAATTGTTACTGCTCTCACTGGAAACCACTCACAAACCACTCACACACCACaacacacaacacaacacacacTACACACACGATACACCTGTCACTCGAGAAGCGCACTCAAACACTTTTAATCTCGCTAAAACCCTTTTGTAAACCATTTACCATTTACCATATACATGATATACAATACTATAACTAAATATGCCCAAGCTTtctctatatacatatattgcCTTTTTTGTCGATCGATGTAAATCTCTCTtatgatttgatttgatttcccGTTTTAAGTGTCTTTGCCAATGCATTGATTTCATTTGAAAGCCGGGAAATGTGTAATTCTTTGCTATAAAACTATCCAAAAATCCATATTGTTTCTGGCCCACGTATATATAGAGCTTTCTATAGCATACTAGACTCGTAGAACACTTGACATTGACATTTCTCATATGTTTCACAGGTCATCTGttagtattttttttgtttaccATTCCTTGCCATGCCTTAAACCGAAAACTTTCAAGACATTCGACAAGAAAATAAAATCCCATACCTTATTTTTTTGAGTGCCGCCAAGTGTATCTCGCCTTTGGTTTTTCAATTATTTGCTAGATACTTCAtttaatatatatactatttttattatatattagATAGGTTACGTTTATAAGTTATTTGGGTGCAATAAGTGTATATTTAAGACTGAGTATGATAGCTGTATTTCCTTCTTCTAATTTAGAACACAACCCACCCCTTGAACCTTCAATGTTGTTCGCTAGTAACACACCAACAAAAGAACCCCCCACCCTTCCCACCAAAAGATTCGCCTAAACACGACCAAAAATTGCTTAGCTTGCCTAGCTTTTCCATACGTCTAATATATGTATaacaaacagcaacaaaaaccaTACAAACTAACCGTAAAACTAATCCAATGTCTCTTTTCAACCGCTCCACATGCTCTGCCTAACGCCTAATACGCCGCATGCTTCCCACACATCATACATTGGGTGCGCGAATGCCACAGTTCTCTACTACCCCCACAAATTTTAATAACAACACAAATGTGGTGCGCGTCGCTCCACGACCCAAGAGACTAAATGGAAGTATCAGTCAGCCGTCGAAcagccagcaacagcagctgcagcagcagcatcatcacCAGACTCTGCAGCATCCTCATccacaccagcagcaacattaCTGCgacctgcagcagcagcagcaacagcagcagcagcagcactacAACCACCAGAAACCTGGACCACAATACAGTACCATGCACCACCTGCCAGCCCCACATAATCAGGACTCGGGCACACATCAAGTGCAATATAATTTGAGCAACTGCTTCCCCAAGAGCTACACCGAGTACTaccagcagcatcagcagcaccaACAGATCCAGAAGCAACAATTACCACCGGCCATGGCCAcgacccagcagcagcagcagaagttCAACACCAACTCCTCGTCGAATGTGCAGCTCCTGAATGCCATCGAGCACGACTACCAGCCCACCTATGCCGTGGTGGAGCGCGTTCCGgcaccgccgccgccacccGTGCCCAGCACGGCGCTGCTCAACACTAACCCCTTCCTGGCGGCCAGCAACTTCCGGAAGTACGATGCAACGGGGGAGGAGCTGCACGGCAGCGTCAGCGGCAGCATGCAGCGGGGCAAGAAGACCAAAGGAGTCGTGGAAATGGACAAGAAGTTTTACTCTCTGAAGTTCccgggcggcggcggcaccAAGGTCAAGAAGCCAGCTGCGTACAATGGGAATATTAGTACTCCACTGGGCTCGACCACGTCCCCCACCTCCGCCACCGACTCATCCTCTGCGTCGAAGTGCAAGCGACATCATTCCTTTGCTGGCAATAGCCATAGCGATATTGACTCCGGTGGCAAGCCCATGCGGCTCTATGATCCGCCCGTCTACGAGAACGTAGCCGAGAAATGCCACGTCGACGCGGCCATGGACAtgggcggcggcagcagcaacctTCACACCAATCCAAATCTGGCCACTGTGCAGCTGCACACGCACTCTGGTGGAGGCGGAGGGGGATCTGCTGTCGTCCAGCAGAAGAAAAAACATCACCATCGCCATCACCAGCAAAAAAATGATCCAGGAGGTGGAGGAAGTGGCGCCGAGTTCCAGCTGATGGAGCCCGAACGCCTCAGCATCTACCGCAGCGACTCGGGTATATCGAACAGCTCCTACGAGTCGCAGCTGCCATCCGGCttgtcgcagcagcagcaccgcccGTCGAAGGCCCACAAATCAGGAGcaggggccggggccggggcagGGACACTGGCAAATGCCAGCGCATCTGGTGCGCTGTGTCGGAAAACGGTCTACATAAATATGGAGGGACAGTGTGCCGGCTTGATTCATGCGGACTCGCCGACACATGTGCACTCGTCCTACGAGTCCGCCTCGTCCACCAGCCACGTtggcggcggtggcggggGCGGGTCGGCCCTCGCCGTGGATCCAACATCGCTCTCGTCCTGCACATCGCTGTACAGCAGCGGCACCAGCGGCACAGCTGCCTCCCTCCGCTTTAGCCgtcaccagcaccagcacaaTCAAGCCATGGCGAATGAAATCACGACTCCCGAAGACTTTGAGCAGTACCAGCTGGGCCACCATCCGACGCACTCGGCCTCCACGCTCTCGGTGGCCAGCAGTCTCAATGCTTCCGGAAGGGGAAAATGCAAAGCAGGCCCACCACCCCAGTACAGTCCTCACGAGGTGCGTATTTGTCCATCGGTCTGCAGACCCCCAAAGGATGCTCTTTAGTTTAATTATCCAAGCATCAACATTTCACTTTTGCTTACGTTTATCAGAGAATTTCGATTAGAATGGAACTCCTTTTTGAGGAGTTTATCTGTCCGTTTACCACAGATTTTGTTTTTATCCTTTCTATATTTAAAGAATATGTTTAGTTCTTTTTATTGcaattttatttattgaaaAATGTCATCCCTTAATCGGATACTTCAATGTCGAAGCGACATGTCTAGAAGATTACCTTCCAACTTTCAAGACTACAATTCAGCTAGAATTGGGGAAAATCCAACGATATTTCAGTCCAAATAATACATTCCACCCCAGACGTCTTTCGATAGTGGAGTGATCTTGATTCTGTACCTGATTTtgattatttttgttgtttaatttactttcatgtttggtttttgtttgcttttgtaTCTGTTGGATACACACCGAAACAACAACGACAAACAAACCACACTGCCGCACTCACAACAcgccacaccacaccaccaCGCCACTAATGTTGCCTCGACTCCATGACTAACAAAAGACCAACAAAACGCTGGCTACTAATCCATTTCTAGCCAATAAACGGAACAACGGCGGCGTCGGTGGCGGCTGCCTCGGGAACAAGAAACTACGACGGCAAACCATCAGCGACCCCTACGCACATATCAAACGGCGGCAGTACGATGGTTATGCAAACGCAGCAGCCGACTATGATGTCGACACCAATATTACCCGCAGCCACAATTCAGAAGCCCCTAATGCCCACGGTGATAGCTGCCCCACCAAATCTGCGTCAGTTgaatcagcagcaacagcaacgtcAGCAGCACGCCAGCAGCAAATTGGCAACAGCAACACGGGCTTTAGCCACATCAAGATCGGGAATGGCGCCAGTGCCAGTGTCAGTGCCAGTGTCAGTGCCAGTGCAAGTGCCAGTGGAGAACATCAAGCACAATTGCTAATGCCCAATGAATTGCTGCTGCAGGCATCCCGATTAGGTTCTTTCGCCACCGTCGACAATTTGAGATATATACCGCCGCTGACTCCGGTCAATGGTCCACTGCGACGGCCCCTGGCGGATGGCGGGGCCTATGACTGTCTGGTGGTGCGACGTCCAATACGCCTGCCCCTGCGTAAGCACCACACCTTCCATTTTCAGAGCAACCAGACGGCCAATGGGCGGCTGCAACAGCTGCGCCAGCAactgcagcaccagcagcggGAGAGGGAACATTTAGAGCAGGATGTGGGCTCTCTGGTGTATCGTCCATTGGCTCTAAATGAGCGGCATGCCTTCAAGCCAATTTCACCAACTCCTGCCATGGCAGCTGCTGGGCCAGAGGAGGCAGAAGAATCAGAGGCacaggaacagcagcagcagcagccacagcagcagcccccTGGTACAACTGGACAACTAAATCCCGCCGCCTCATTAGAGGCATTAGAGCTTCTAACTAAAACGCATCCAGACTTTATGTTCCCGCGGTCAAGCTACCCACAGAACGAGCCCACCACGGAGGAGGGAATAGAATTATCTGCACGGCCATCATCAGCACAAGGGACGGCGGAGGTGGAGGCAGAGGTGGAGGAAGACGA contains:
- the LOC108152559 gene encoding uncharacterized protein LOC108152559 isoform X2 — encoded protein: MLLRRSPHSGIPKKSPGGRTPSPSSSPSPSPSRPSSHPTMPLQLQLLLLLCLAFVGHVSAQFDRTISEQESKSVVLPCPVNEEKCGKLHSLNWFKGDDRIAAMLLGDSNVTSVNKEFEDRVTVEQNPYRLVIKDLKIGDEDIYLCDTTFFIPEETCDNFNGYRVELRVLENIVPPTEVVILDAKGDRIENGSVVGPMQERQALKATCTVKNTRPQPDVGWFRGTKRLATYSPTHDLNDGLYTSTLELDWQLSREDLAQDIECRVESAAIKSTIVTKFSVDLQVRPTSILIKGVEHHTVQGSKVVLQCDIHGARPAVNLTWYNTTSTISAEENDLTEIRTKAFEKEDGTYHTQSELVFNASRFENDRVFKCEAENIVLQINREKPIASSLTLEVLYPPVVKVSPPEMVTNTSEIVLLNCEYFANPASLTQVVWYRNGDIVNVNDTDHYQGGNSENVALVIKSTDKEDVGNYSCQLSNSIGKGISEQQIDLDVQYVPVVEVLMIPEGPVKESDESNVTLFCNILEANPSVLTKVRWYANATLLKELPDCEETREDLCHIDPSKLLLESIGRGFFYNYSCEGFNAAGWGPRSEEKELMVHYEPGPATLTHFPPIAVKKKSVIFSCSVDDPGYPESNRYRWLRGGRGPLQDIVTKDWTVEPVGLDSRTNYSCYAYNEGGKGVMATVNLEVHAPPFFIKNLPQYTGVLHSTRNANLTCRIECVPRCEISWQKDGTPIEKNDTRYFVKEKYMDASPATGDFESMLSVLHFNMSNWANSKFDILADSANYTCVSTANSVGPGIRSGTYLGIEYAPINTTVANATVYVQEDTIPGRVICKSFGNPEPSYEWRFKDKTITRGSALIINTPMQRNDNGTYTCVAFNKHGKSTAETVIEVQFKPRCEIERREIDDQDTLICTAFGNPVEADFSWSIKAENETVEYLGSGDEKSFADKSFYVLQEDYAIARTYRCVANNTVGSGAFCEIEVAEQLAWWQRWEKTTLIILVAAILGLLLAVIIICCIIICVCRRRRRQDKYHTEVSISASQSVLSYQPVMPKVGAALPILDTSASLLPATLSAANRQHQQEHQQQRQRQQVQQQILAVAETETETETENNNEILSTPPPVTRFNGNAPKSPPRWPLRPGVMLHVSSDTKENLAVNRMTLKPHSNTSASATASGNVNVANASQLSAQLSAVLNESQTNSNSTMLTEVTVVTEAGTGPGICPGAEAGSNTLGAVTRLKAEEHLPPTDEAETAPEGVACLESLTEAPAPAAASSSSSSCANASKMERILSFVFKRTKKKSSDDGTRDSQRSHVGLLQTFWRGRGGHNDSTTSSPFGAQHRLKGIRCSGSVTYKKTPAKSATNETTTKAAAPTAGETAPVKSPSSAPSRASVTFQAPSLDKETDPGKTIATTATDVAGKALAIPSQGAHSSSQPVGGVPATSSLLQQQQQSPYGRSGRTPPPRPPPPTLPLRPPGLGLPQKALLKGTSSPFSGIPIRVSSSSLPLAKRSILVSSSSPSKVEHVQIHDKSSSLGEPLTEPGEYENLPFHGLQTAPNKFSTTPTNFNNNTNVVRVAPRPKRLNGSISQPSNSQQQQLQQQHHHQTLQHPHPHQQQHYCDLQQQQQQQQQQHYNHQKPGPQYSTMHHLPAPHNQDSGTHQVQYNLSNCFPKSYTEYYQQHQQHQQIQKQQLPPAMATTQQQQQKFNTNSSSNVQLLNAIEHDYQPTYAVVERVPAPPPPPVPSTALLNTNPFLAASNFRKYDATGEELHGSVSGSMQRGKKTKGVVEMDKKFYSLKFPGGGGTKVKKPAAYNGNISTPLGSTTSPTSATDSSSASKCKRHHSFAGNSHSDIDSGGKPMRLYDPPVYENVAEKCHVDAAMDMGGGSSNLHTNPNLATVQLHTHSGGGGGGSAVVQQKKKHHHRHHQQKNDPGGGGSGAEFQLMEPERLSIYRSDSGISNSSYESQLPSGLSQQQHRPSKAHKSGAGAGAGAGTLANASASGALCRKTVYINMEGQCAGLIHADSPTHVHSSYESASSTSHVGGGGGGGSALAVDPTSLSSCTSLYSSGTSGTAASLRFSRHQHQHNQAMANEITTPEDFEQYQLGHHPTHSASTLSVASSLNASGRGKCKAGPPPQYSPHETNKTLATNPFLANKRNNGGVGGGCLGNKKLRRQTISDPYAHIKRRQYDGYANAAADYDVDTNITRSHNSEAPNAHGDSCPTKSASVESAATATSAARQQQIGNSNTGFSHIKIGNGASASVSASVSASASASGEHQAQLLMPNELLLQASRLGSFATVDNLRYIPPLTPVNGPLRRPLADGGAYDCLVVRRPIRLPLRKHHTFHFQSNQTANGRLQQLRQQLQHQQREREHLEQDVGSLVYRPLALNERHAFKPISPTPAMAAAGPEEAEESEAQEQQQQQPQQQPPGTTGQLNPAASLEALELLTKTHPDFMFPRSSYPQNEPTTEEGIELSARPSSAQGTAEVEAEVEEDEDLGYSFCEEEYMVDNDNDNDDASSLQTTTAPTNTPVRSSNQESAIANATAGALKYFMTQSYREVHI